The sequence GGTCAAACAATTGTTCATATCCTAGCGCAAAATGCACCTGAAGGGTTTGAAAGTGCACCTGCTAATTTAGAAGATGTGTATTTTTCTACTTTGCATTCACATCGTAATACTAATCAAACTAAAGCTGCTTAGGAGTCTATTATGTTAGCTAAAATGTTTATCTTTGAATGGCGCTACTTTGTTAGGCAGCCATCTTTTTATGTGACCAGTTTGATTTTCTTTTTACTCACTTTTTTTGCCACGGTTAGTGAAAATGTACAAATCGGTGGTGGTGGTAACGTATTATATAACGGACCATTCTCTATCGCGCAAACACTATTAATTATGGGCATATTTGCGATGTTTTTAGTGGTGAATTTTGTTGCTAGTACTGCAACTCGTAATGATACTAGCCGCATGTCAGAACTACTTTATAGTAAACCGATTAACCCTTTAAGTTACCAATTAGGACGTTTTTTAGGGTCTTTTGCTGTTGTAGCGACTGTATTTTTATTTGTTCCTTTAGGTATTTTATTAGGTACTTTAATCGGAGGTATGACTGGTTGGGTTGATCCAGAGCGTTTAGGAACAACAGATTTAACACACTACATTACTTCTTACTTTTACCTGTCTTTACCTACTTTGTTAGTTTTATCTTGTTTCTTTTATGCTGTTGCGATTCGTTTTAGATCTATGATGGCGGTATATTTATCGGCTGTAGCCTTGTTTATTTTATATATCATTGCAGGTCAGTTTGCTTCTGAGCCTGAGTACCGTACTTTGGCTGCTTTATTAGACCCATTTGCCTCAAATACTTTTCGTGAAGTAACACGTTATTGGACTATGTTTGATAAAAATAACTCTGGTATCGAAATGACAGGCATATTGTTACAAAACCGTATGATTTGGCTGGTTGTTGCGGCATTTATCATGGTGTTTTTTGGTGGTTTTAGCAGTAAAGTGCGTTTATCTAAAGTTAAAACAGCTAAAAAATCTAAAAAAGAAAAGGAAACTGATTTCAGTCATTTATTAAATAATAATATCCTTTTTAAAAGCGCGGGAATTCAAACGCTAGCGCATTTAATTATGCGTACTAAATTTGAAATAAAGCAGGTTATTTTTAGTGCGCCTTTTATGGTTTTAAGCGTATTAACAATCTTTTTATTAGTTGCTCCTTTAGTTGACCCTCAGGGGATGTTTGGCACACCTAATTGGCCTTTAACTCAAGCTATGGTGAGTATAATTATTAACTCAACAAGTTTATTGATGATGATTATTTTAGCCTATTATAGTGCTGAAATAGTATGGCGTGAACGTAGTTCAGGTATGGGAGATATTGTTGACTCAATGCCTGTTCATAATATCACTTTTTGGTTATCAAAAATGATTGCGATCAGCCTAATTTTAGTTGTGCTATTTGTATTTGGTACAGGTGTCACTTTACTGAATCAAATGTTCAATGGTTATAGTAACTTTGAATTATCTCAATATGCGATTCGTTTAGGTTATGTGAATTTAGTGCCATGGATCATGGTAGCTGTGATGGCGTTCTTTTTACAAGTGATTAGTCCTAATAAGTATATCGGCATGATGTTATTTGTACTGTATATCATCAGCACAATTGTATTAAGTAACTTTGGTTTTAGTCATAACATGTTCCAATTCTCAGGTTCACCACAAGTACTTTATTCTGATATTAATGGTTACGGTCAATTTTTAACAAGTCATTCTTGGTATATGCTGTATTGGGGTGGCGTTACAATTATATTAGGAGCTTTAGGTTATGCATTATGGCATAGAGGGCCAGCACAACCATTAAAAGTTAGAATCAAAAATGTAGGGTATTACTTAGGTTTACCAGGTAAAACGGCAATTGCGGCAGGACTTGTTATTTCGATCTGTGCAGGGAGTTACATTCACTATAATACGCGAGTATTAAATGAATTTGTGATCCAAGATGATAGAGAAGCATTACAGGCTGAATATGAGAAAGAATATGTGGCATTTATTAATGCTGAAATTCCGACAATTACTAAAACAAAAGCCATTATTGATATTTACCCTGAGCAACTGAAGGTAATTGCGCAAGCAGATATCATCATAAAAAACACATCAAATAAAGCCATATCTAAGTTTTTAGTTTCTAGACCAAGTGCCAATACACAGCAATGGAATGTTGAAATTACAGGCGGCATTATGGGTGAACATAATGATAAATTTAATACTGCTTGGTTTAATTTCGAACCTGCGTTACAGCCTGGAGAGGAGCGTAACGGTAAATTAACAGCTGTGCGTGAAAGACGCGGTTTTACAGATGGAAATTCCGATGTTAATTTAGTTGAAAATGGTACTTTCTTAAATAACTTTGAGATTTTCCCTAACTTTGGTTATGTGCCAAGTTATCAATTAACTGATCGTCATAAACGTCGTCAACATGATTTAGAGCCATTAAAACGCGCAAATAAGCTGGAAGATGAAGATTTTCATAATGAAAGTTTTTTTGGGAAAGGTGTTGGTTTTATAGACTTTGAAGCGATTGTAACCACTTCTGAAGATCAGTTTGCTATTGCACCAGGTTATTTACAAAGCGAAACTGTGACTAATGGCCGTCGTACTTTTCATTATAAAATGGATGCGCCTATAGTTAACTTTTATTCCGTAATGTCAGCTAAGTTAGCGCAGAAAAAAGAGCAATACAAAGGCATAAATATAGAAGTGTATTACCATGAAAATCATCATATGAATGTAGATCGTATGATTGAATCAGTACGAGATTCAATTGACTACTTTACTGCTAATTTTGGTGAATACCAACATAAACAAATGCGTATTATAGAGTTTCCTGGTTATCGTTCATTTGCACAAAGTTTTGCTAATACTGTGCCTTACTCAGAACAAATTGGTTTTATTACTGATTTAAGAGACCCTGAAAATATCGACCCTGTATATTATGTTACGGCGCATGAAGTGGCTCACCAATGGTGGGGACATCAAGTCGGCGCAGCTAATGTACAAGGCAGTGCAATCATCTCGGAAAGCTTATCGCAATACTCAGCATTAATGATTATGGAGAAAAAATATGGTCCAGAAAAAATTCGTAAATTCTTAAAATATGAATTAGATCGTTATTTACGAGGTCGTAGTGTGGAGTTTTTAGAAGAAATGCCATTATTACGAAGTGAGAATCAGCAATATATTCATTATCGTAAAGGTTCAGTTGTAATGATGTCATTGAAAGATCGTTTAGGTGAAGCAAGATTAAATGAAGCTTTACAGGCATTCTTAAATGAATTTAAGTATCAAAGTACACCTTATCCAACAACGCTCGACTTAATGGCGTTTATTACACAGGATGCAAATGATCAAGAAAAAGCATTTGTGAGTAACTTGTTTGAACATATCAGTTTATATGACTTAAAAACAACGGACGTAAAAGTTACACAAGTTGAAGACCAAGAAAACTTATTTGATATTACTTTAACAATAGAAGCAGCCTTAAATCGTGCAGATGGTCAAGGTCAAGAAACACCCGTTGAGTTTACCGATTTAGTTGATATTGGCTTATTTAGTGATGATCCAGAAAACTTAGGTGCTGATGATTTTGTGATGTATTTACAAAAGCATGAAATAAAATCGGGCACGAATGAAATTAAGTTGCAGGTAAAAGGTAAACCTAAATTCGCGGGTGTTGACCCATTTGTGAAGTTGGTTGATAAAGACGGTGCAGATAATATTTACCGTTTATAGATGTAACCTACTAGGCCTCTTAAACTACTTTTAGAGGTCTAACTTTGGGAGTTAGCTGTTAAATTTGTTACTGATACGTAAATAGGAACTGTTTATTTGAGTAATCGTTGCATTTGTTTACATTGGAGCTTTATTTCTCTGGAGCCCTTTGTTACAGTGCGCGCCGTCTTCATGTATGAAGACATCCTGTTGATGATGCATTCTTAGGGATGCACCGTATTAATAGCTTCTCCCCAGATTGCTATACCCGGCTTACTAGATAAGCCGGTCTTTTTTCTTCTGGCTAAAACTTACTTTTCAGCAGGCTTTTCATGAATGATTTCGCCTAAATACCAATCATCAAGTTTTTTACCTAATTCAGGTAATCCTGTGCCTTTTAGAGAAGAAAAAGCATGCACTGTAATATCCGCATTTAAACTTGCTAGTGTTTTACGTACTTTTAATACTTCACTTTTACGAGGACCTTGCTTTAATTTATCCGCTTTAGTTAATAGCGCTAAAATAGGGATTTCGCTATCCACAGCCCAGGTAATTAAATCCATATCCAATTCTTTTAGTGGATGACGAATATCCATTAAAATAACGATACCTTTTAAGCTATCTCTATTTTGTAAATATTGGCCTAAAGATTTTTGCCATTTTTTCTTCATTTCAATCGGTACTTTGGCATAACCGTAACCAGGTAAATCGATTAAACGTTTATTGTCAGTTAAATCAAATGAGTTTATTAACTGAGTACGACCAGGTGTTTTACTGGTTCTTGCAAGTTTTTGGTCTGTTAATGTATTTAACGCACTTGATTTACCAGCATTTGAACGTCCAGCAAAAGCAACCTCAATACCTGTATCAGGTGGGAGTTTAGAAAGATCTGGTGCACTGGTGGTGAAAGTGGCTGCGCTGTATTTTATACGAGATTTAAGCACTGTGGCTCCTTTATGATACAAGGTTAAGCTAAGCTCGTTATTTTATACCAAGATGGCACTAATGTTGAGTTTAGTTATCATTTATCCATTTTTATTATCTTTTTATTGATTTTACAGGGTTAAAAACTGTCAGAATACATAATATGGTGTAGAATAGTTTACTTATTATAGGTGGCTTTATACCCACATTGTAGTTTACAGGGTCGGAAACAGAGAATTCAGCATGAAAAAAATAGCTCTAACTTTAACTATGTTGTTTGGTGCATTGGCTGCAAACAACGCAACAGCATTTGATGGCGATGCAACTGCTGGTAAAGCGAAGTCTGCAACATGTGCCGCATGTCACGGCGCCGATGGCAACGCACCAGTTAATATTTATCCAAAATTAGCCGGGCAAAGCGCAGAATATTTATATAAACAACTTAAAGATTTAAAGTTGGGTATGACTTCTGGCGGTAGCGAAGGTCGTATGGATCCAGTAATGAGTGCTATGGCGATGGCACTTACTGATCAAGATATGAAAGACTTAGCTGCATACTATGCAACTCTTAATATGAGTGAAGGCACAACACCAGAAGAGGTTGTTGAAGCGGGTACTCGATTATATAAAGCAGGCGATGCAGAACGTGGTATTCCTGCATGTTCAGCTTGTCATGGTCCAAGAGGCAACGGTACTTCACTAGCTGGATTCCCGAAAATCTCTTTCCAGCACCCTGAGTATATTAAAGCACAACTTGAAAAGTTCCGTAGCGGTGCACGTAATAACGACCAAAATGGTATGATGGTTGATATCTCAAAAAAATTAACTGATAAAGATATAGACATTTTATCAAAATATTTAGGCGGTCTTCATTAGGCGCTAGTACTAAATATTAAAAAAAGCAGCTTAAGCTGCTTTTTTTATGCCTATTTTTTAACATTTAAATGTCAATTAGTTGATGAATTAAGCTTAAAGTCTAGTTGTTAATAGTATGCTGTAGGAAATATCTCACATTTAATGTGAGTTATCTGCCGTAAAAAGCTGTAAGTTAATTCTTATTAAAAACTTTTTATTATACTTAAGTCTATGTTATTTATAGGTATCGTTATAAACCCGTTAAAATAATTGATTAAATTTGTATAAATTAGTTGTAAAATAATTATTAACCAGTAAATTAACCCCTGTCGCAAAAACATAATAAAACAACATGGAAGCAGGTTAATACGGAAAGTTAAGCGATAAGTTAAGTGCGTTATGGGGAAAAGCTGAATGAATAAATCCATAGAGATTAAAGTTCAGAGTAGAGTAAAAATCTGAATAAATAAATCCAATAAGAGATTAAAGTTCAGAAAAATAATAAAACTGAATAAAGATTCCAATAAGAGATGAAAGTTCAGCAGAGTAAAAACTGAATAAAGATTCCAATAAGAGATGAAAGTTCAGCAGAGTAAAAACTGAATAAAGATTCCAATAAGAGATGAAAGTTCAGCAGAGT is a genomic window of Pseudoalteromonas sp. '520P1 No. 423' containing:
- a CDS encoding cytochrome c, which translates into the protein MKKIALTLTMLFGALAANNATAFDGDATAGKAKSATCAACHGADGNAPVNIYPKLAGQSAEYLYKQLKDLKLGMTSGGSEGRMDPVMSAMAMALTDQDMKDLAAYYATLNMSEGTTPEEVVEAGTRLYKAGDAERGIPACSACHGPRGNGTSLAGFPKISFQHPEYIKAQLEKFRSGARNNDQNGMMVDISKKLTDKDIDILSKYLGGLH
- the yihA gene encoding ribosome biogenesis GTP-binding protein YihA/YsxC, with the protein product MLKSRIKYSAATFTTSAPDLSKLPPDTGIEVAFAGRSNAGKSSALNTLTDQKLARTSKTPGRTQLINSFDLTDNKRLIDLPGYGYAKVPIEMKKKWQKSLGQYLQNRDSLKGIVILMDIRHPLKELDMDLITWAVDSEIPILALLTKADKLKQGPRKSEVLKVRKTLASLNADITVHAFSSLKGTGLPELGKKLDDWYLGEIIHEKPAEK
- a CDS encoding M1 family aminopeptidase, yielding MLAKMFIFEWRYFVRQPSFYVTSLIFFLLTFFATVSENVQIGGGGNVLYNGPFSIAQTLLIMGIFAMFLVVNFVASTATRNDTSRMSELLYSKPINPLSYQLGRFLGSFAVVATVFLFVPLGILLGTLIGGMTGWVDPERLGTTDLTHYITSYFYLSLPTLLVLSCFFYAVAIRFRSMMAVYLSAVALFILYIIAGQFASEPEYRTLAALLDPFASNTFREVTRYWTMFDKNNSGIEMTGILLQNRMIWLVVAAFIMVFFGGFSSKVRLSKVKTAKKSKKEKETDFSHLLNNNILFKSAGIQTLAHLIMRTKFEIKQVIFSAPFMVLSVLTIFLLVAPLVDPQGMFGTPNWPLTQAMVSIIINSTSLLMMIILAYYSAEIVWRERSSGMGDIVDSMPVHNITFWLSKMIAISLILVVLFVFGTGVTLLNQMFNGYSNFELSQYAIRLGYVNLVPWIMVAVMAFFLQVISPNKYIGMMLFVLYIISTIVLSNFGFSHNMFQFSGSPQVLYSDINGYGQFLTSHSWYMLYWGGVTIILGALGYALWHRGPAQPLKVRIKNVGYYLGLPGKTAIAAGLVISICAGSYIHYNTRVLNEFVIQDDREALQAEYEKEYVAFINAEIPTITKTKAIIDIYPEQLKVIAQADIIIKNTSNKAISKFLVSRPSANTQQWNVEITGGIMGEHNDKFNTAWFNFEPALQPGEERNGKLTAVRERRGFTDGNSDVNLVENGTFLNNFEIFPNFGYVPSYQLTDRHKRRQHDLEPLKRANKLEDEDFHNESFFGKGVGFIDFEAIVTTSEDQFAIAPGYLQSETVTNGRRTFHYKMDAPIVNFYSVMSAKLAQKKEQYKGINIEVYYHENHHMNVDRMIESVRDSIDYFTANFGEYQHKQMRIIEFPGYRSFAQSFANTVPYSEQIGFITDLRDPENIDPVYYVTAHEVAHQWWGHQVGAANVQGSAIISESLSQYSALMIMEKKYGPEKIRKFLKYELDRYLRGRSVEFLEEMPLLRSENQQYIHYRKGSVVMMSLKDRLGEARLNEALQAFLNEFKYQSTPYPTTLDLMAFITQDANDQEKAFVSNLFEHISLYDLKTTDVKVTQVEDQENLFDITLTIEAALNRADGQGQETPVEFTDLVDIGLFSDDPENLGADDFVMYLQKHEIKSGTNEIKLQVKGKPKFAGVDPFVKLVDKDGADNIYRL